The segment CGTTTAACAAACGCTGTAAGTAATTCATTAGAAAATTCAAAATTAAGTAAACAAGGTGTTGAGAAAGTAGCTAAGAAAGGATTATCTTTATACAATAACGCAAAGGCAGAACCTGGTCAAGCTGTAGGAATTGTAACTGCTCAGTCTATTGGTGAACCTGGAACTCAGATGACTTTGAGAACATTCCACTTTGCAGGAATTGCAGAGAGAAACGTTACCTTAGGTCTTCCAAGATTAATTGAATTGGTAGATGCAAGAAAGAAACCTGTCACTCCAACAATGGATATTTACTTGTCTGGTGATGCAAAAACCGATCAAGCAAAAACTGTCGAAGTTGCTCGAAATATTCTACAAACCACTGTTAATGATCTAATCCTTGATGCTGATACTGATTATAAAACAAAAATCACACTCAACCTAAATGAAAGAAAACTAACTGACCGTGGTTGTACTTTAGATGATGTCAAAGCAGCACTAGAATCTAATAAAAAATTCAAAATGGAAGATAATGGAATTAATTCAGTTGTTCTTAACTTAGTTGATGAGGAAGCTGACGCTCCTGCTGTCATTGTAGTAAGAAACAAGGTGCTAAAAACAACCGTAAAGGGTGTTCCTGACATTGCACGTGTTACAATTGTCAAAAAGAATGATGAATATGTTATTCAAACAACCGGTTCTAATCTTTCTAAAGTATTGGAAGTTGAAGGAATTGATAAAAATAATGTTAGAACAAACAACGTTTCTGAAATTGCTGAAACACTTGGAATAGAGGCTGCAAGAAATGCTTTGATTAATGAATTAAGTAATACACTAGAGGATCAAGGTCTGGAAGTTGACCAAAGATATCTAATGTTGGTATCTGATTTAATGTGTCATCGTGGATATATGCAACAAATTGGACGTCATGGAATTGCAGGTACTAAAGACAGTGTATTGGCACGTGCTGCATTTGAAATCACCGTGCCAACAATTGCAGGAGCTGCAAGAACCGGTGAAACTGAACAACTAAGAGGAATAACAGAAAATGTTATTGTTGGAAGCCAAATTCCAATTGGTAGTGGAACTGTTGATTTGTACATGCAAGTTGCAAAGAAACGTGGTTCTGACAAATCCTAAAAAATATTAAGCTATAATTTTCAATAAAATCATGTTAGAAACATGGGTTGAAAAAATTAAAACTAACGATCCAAAACAAGTAGCATCATTATATCATGCTGATGGATTACTATTAGGAACATTTTCTGATATAGAAAGAAAAGGATATGATCTAATTTTGGAATACTTTGAAAATTTACTGAAAGCAAAAGTTGATGTTGAAATTGTTACACAACACAAGCATGAAACTGAATCTCTAATAGCAAATTCTGGTCTATACAATTTCATTGTAGATGGAAAAACTGTAAATGCAAGATTTTCATTCGTTTTCATAAAAACTGATGGCGACTGGAAAATTCTATCACATCATTCCTCAGTTCTACCTGAAAGTCACTAAGACTTTTAATCATAGTAAACTTTTGAAAAATATTGGTTAAGAAAGATCCTAATTACAAAAAACCACAAGACCCAAAAAGTTTTGGAGCGTTTCTAAAGAAGAGAGCACCAATATATCTTGGATTACTTGGTCTATTCTTCATATTTGCATACCCTGCACTAACTGAAAACAATCTTAATTCAATACTTGATGATTCATTTCAAGGAAATGAAAGAATTGCTGTAGATATGGTAAAGTTTTATTCTGGACCAAATAATACTGGCATAACAACTTTTGAAGTAATTGAAGAAAAAATTAATGAAAAATATGAAGGTATCAAAATATTTGATGATGAAAATACAACTGCAACATTTTTCGTTGAATACATCCCACCATTTCTAGAGGCAAAGAATGAGTTTACTCACCAGGTAATTTTCACGTTCAATACAGAGGGTAATCAACCAATAATTTACAACTGGTTTGTTAATATTGAAAATGGAGAAATCTCTCCAATCGATGATGATACAAAAAATATACAACAAACCGTTGATTATTATGACTAATTTCTTTAGGTATTAATTATCACTAATTTATGATATTTTATGAAAACACGATTAGGCTGTTCATTTGAGATTGATTTTGCTCATACACTAAGAGGTCATCCAAAATGTGGAAAACCTCATGGCCATACATCTAGAATAATTGTTGAAGTTCAAGGTGATGTAAAGAAAGGTGGGTCATATGAGGAAAACATGGTTATAGAATTTGATAAAATGAAAAAATTATGTTGGGAAACAATTGAACAATTAGATCATAGAAATCTAAATGAACTCTTTGATTTTCCAACATCCGAAAATATTACCGAATGGATTTTTGACAATCTAAAAGACAAAGTTCCATTACATTCTGTAAAATTCTTTGAAGGAACAAACAAGTATTGTGAAATTACATCTGACTAGAATTATTTAATTAAAATTTCTGTAGAAACTGTCTCTGTTAATGGAATTGCTCCTTTAATTGAATTCCATACAAATCTATCAACTGTATATTTTCCAGTTTCTTGAACTGTCCATGAAACAGACATACCAAGTTCTTGAGATGGAATAACTTGACCAGTTACCCATGATAAAGATATGACATTATTGTTTTCATTTTTTATTTGCACAATATATGTAAATTCTTGGGTATAATCTAGAGTATTCCTAATTTTAGAAAAAATCATCCCTGTTTTTCCTATATCTAATTCTTCAATTAATTTTCCATCTTGTGATAAAATCTCTGATTCAGACAAGGATAATCTTTCTGTTGAAGGGAGATTTGAAATGATTTTTTCTTGAGCTAAAACATCTAATTCATCATTTGTATTGTAAGGTTTTGGTAATGTCCTATCTACATACTTTGCAGTAATTTGTGAATCTGGAAGTGCATATAGACGACTTCCACTAGATTGATCATCTTTTGTAAATGAGATAATTCCTTCAAAAATTCCTGAATCTTCTGTTGTTTCAGAAATTTCTAAATTAATCCCTGCACTATCATCTTCAGAAAATACTTCAATGTTTACTGTATCGATACTTTCGGGATTCAAGTTCATATCCCTTTCAAATAATTTAATTTTTGCAAATTTTTCAGTTACATCTGTTATCCGTAAATCTCCTTCATTCCATTCTATTTTTGCAGATTCAGATAGAATTACTCCATCTGCAAACTCAAATGAAACTGTTATTCCTGAATCTTCATCATTTTGAAGATATCCCCCGTTTGGTCCTCCTCCTAATGTTCTTGGATTTGTATCATTCACGCCATCTCCATCGACATCATGAAGAAATCCTGTTAGAATAATTTCTCCTGTAAAAATTCCGCTCGTTGGATCTGTTTCGTATAGTTTGTACTCTTCTAATCTATGATCCTTTGTGTAAACATCAACTGAATAATTTGGATCACCTCCAATACTATCAATTAGATTCATTCCTGTGTTCCAGCTCGGAGCAATAATTGTGATTTCCACTTTTTCAGTCCAACTGTAAACTGGTTTATTAAAAAAGATAGGCGCATATGGTTTGTCATAGTCTGGAATTTCTTCAGCAAACGCGAATTGTGCTATTGGCACTAAAAATAATATTAAAAAAATTTGTTTTAGCATACATCTGCTATGTTTTAATATTATTTATACGACAACAGATTTCATATTGAAAAAATCTGAATTAAGAAAATTAATCTCTGATTATTCATTACTAAAAATCAAATCAAAAAAACATAATGTGACTAATAAATTAAAGCAAATAGAGCATAGGTACTTTCATGAAACTGGAAGAAATATCATTGATGATATGTCTTAAGTCAAGTCTCCATCTTTGAGTTTTTTAAGCTCTAAAATTCTTAAACACTCCTCAAGCTCTTCTGGAAGATGATCATTAATTGGCCGTTCACAATTCTTGCAAATTGTTCCTTCCATATCTGAATCTGGTTTTGCCATCATGGTTTATCGCCAGTCCTTCTTAACAGATTCACATTTAGGACATTTAAGTCCGTTAGTCTCTTCACCGCATTTTTTACATTTTGATGAGTATCCTATTACATCATTTTTGCCAGTTTTTGTATATTTGAAAATTAAAATGAAAGTGACTAAAATGCCAATTGCTGCGGCAGCAACCCATAG is part of the Candidatus Nitrosopelagicus brevis genome and harbors:
- a CDS encoding SgcJ/EcaC family oxidoreductase; protein product: MLETWVEKIKTNDPKQVASLYHADGLLLGTFSDIERKGYDLILEYFENLLKAKVDVEIVTQHKHETESLIANSGLYNFIVDGKTVNARFSFVFIKTDGDWKILSHHSSVLPESH
- a CDS encoding membrane protein, with the translated sequence MLLWVAAAAIGILVTFILIFKYTKTGKNDVIGYSSKCKKCGEETNGLKCPKCESVKKDWR
- a CDS encoding 6-pyruvoyl trahydropterin synthase family protein, with the translated sequence MKTRLGCSFEIDFAHTLRGHPKCGKPHGHTSRIIVEVQGDVKKGGSYEENMVIEFDKMKKLCWETIEQLDHRNLNELFDFPTSENITEWIFDNLKDKVPLHSVKFFEGTNKYCEITSD